A DNA window from Amphiprion ocellaris isolate individual 3 ecotype Okinawa chromosome 8, ASM2253959v1, whole genome shotgun sequence contains the following coding sequences:
- the r3hdml gene encoding R3H domain containing-like gives MAAAAAAVQLLLAATLWTMPHMGAAAAVLSDSTELLNTTRAAAEIQSDLRMFSGAEGVSRSRRRRAISARDLNALLDYHNRVRSQVSPPAADMEYMLWDEALARSADSWASRCVWDHGPTQAMKYMGQNLSITSGRYQSITDMVRSWHNERHHFSYPNRCTGSVCSHYTQMVWASTSRVGCAVRKCSNMHVFGSIWREATLLVCNYSIKGNWVGEAPYKTGRPCSVCPSSYGGSCWRNQCSPNTKPRKL, from the exons atggctgctgctgctgctgctgttcagctCCTGTTGGCTGCCACCCTGTGGACGATGCCTCACatgggagctgctgctgctgtgctgtcAGACTCCACAGAGCTGCTCAACACGACCAGAGCCGCAGCTGAGATACAGTCTGACTTGAGGATGTTCAGTGGAGCTGAGGGTGTGTCTCGCAGCAGACGTAGGCGAGCCATTTCAGCCAGAGACTTGAACGCCCTGCTGGATTACCACAACCGAGTTCGCTCTCAGGTCTCCCCGCCTGCTGCTGATATGGAGTACATG CTGTGGGATGAGGCACTTGCTAGGTCAGCCGACTCTTGGGCTTCACGATGCGTTTGGGATCACGGGCCGACACAAGCCATGAAATATATGGGCCAGAACCTGTCAATCACTTCAGGAAG GTACCAGTCCATCACAGATATGGTCAGGTCCTGGCACAATGAGAGGCATCATTTCTCCTACCCCAACAGATGCACTGGATCTGTGTGCTCTCACTACACTCAG ATGGTTTGGGCGAGCACCAGTAGAGTGGGATGTGCTGTCAGGAAATGCTCCAACATGCATGTGTTTGGCAGCATCTGGAGAGAAGCAACACTGCTGGTCTGCAACTACTCTATAAA ggGAAACTGGGTGGGAGAGGCTCCCTATAAGACTGGGAGGCCTTgttctgtctgtccgtccagcTATGGAGGCTCCTGCTGGAGGAACCAGTGCTCACCAAACACAAAACCCAGAAAACTCTAA